One Setaria viridis chromosome 3, Setaria_viridis_v4.0, whole genome shotgun sequence DNA window includes the following coding sequences:
- the LOC117849445 gene encoding receptor-like protein kinase FERONIA: MAHLIRCLTLLCILSLAVAADNTTIGSGQIRLDCGASSPTAPDANERTWDSDTGSKFAPLLKGTAATASYQDPALPSTTPYMTARIFTSNYTYSFPVGPGRMFVRLYLYPSTYGNHAPANAYFGVTAANLTLLDNFNASQTALATNSASFVLEYSVNVSASKLDLTFSPSTHQNGSYAFVNGIEIVPTPDLFTTPTPTLANGGNPNPFPIDPATGFQTMYRLNVGGQAISPQGDIDFYRQWDDDSPYIYASGFGVSFQKDKNLSITYTPSVPNYTAPVGVYESARSMGPNAQVNLNSNLTWILPVDAGFFYLLRFHFCEIQYPITKINQRSFFIYINNQTAQQQMDVIAWSGGIGRTAYTDYVIITPGSGQMDLWVALHPDLSSRPEYYDAILNGLEIFKIQNYGNNSLNGLNRPIPSVEPDGKPGVRNSKVAAPAAIGGAVGGFVVLLIASIGVCIICRRKKKVAKESGKSDDGHWTPLTDYSKSQSNTSGKTTNTGSRTSTLPSNLCRHFSFSEIQAATNNFDQTSLLGKGGFGNVYLGEIDSGTKVAIKRGNPMSDQGVHEFQTEIEMLSKLRHRHLVSLIGYCEDMNEMILVYDYMANGTLREHLYNSKKAPLSWKSRLEICIGAARGLHYLHTGAKYTIIHRDVKTTNILLDDKLIAKVSDFGLSKTGPNVDNTHVSTVVKGSFGYLDPEYFRRQQLTEKSDVYSFGVVLFEVLCARPALSPSLPKEQVSLADWALHCQKKGILGQIIDPYLQGKISLQCFMKFAETAEKCVADHSIDRPSMADVLWNLEFALQLQESAEDNSSLTNGTSSNTSPLIVPRLHSDEPPTDTTTTTSTTMSLTGQSLASMESDGLTPSSVFSQLMNPGGR, from the coding sequence ATGGCACACCTAATCAGATGCCTCACACTGCTATGCATCTTGTCACTTGCTGTGGCGGCTGACAACACCACCATCGGCTCTGGCCAGATAAGGCTAGATTGTGGAGCATCAAGTCCAACGGCCCCTGATGCTAATGAACGGACTTGGGACAGTGACACTGGTTCCAAATTTGCTCCTTTACTGAAAGGAACTGCAGCCACTGCATCATACCAAGATCCTGCACTACCCTCGACTACGCCTTACATGACTGCTCGCATCTTCACTTCTAATTACACATATTCCTTTCCCGTTGGTCCTGGTCGCATGTTTGTCCGTCTCTACTTATATCCTAGCACTTATGGAAACCATGCTCCTGCAAATGCCTATTTCGGTGTCACAGCCGCCAATCTGACCCTTTTAGATAACTTCAATGCCTCCCAAACAGCTCTGGCAACAAATAGTGCCTCCTTTGTTCTTGAATACTCTGTAAATGTTTCTGCAAGCAAGCTAGACCTCACTTTCTCCCCATCCACACACCAGAATGGCTCTTATGCATTCGTCAATGGGATTGAAATCGTGCCCACACCTGACCTCTTCACTACACCAACACCAACACTAGCAAATGGTGGAAACCCAAATCCATTCCCCATCGATCCTGCTACAGGTTTCCAAACAATGTACCGGCTTAATGTTGGGGGCCAGGCCATCTCTCCGCAAGGTGATATTGACTTTTACCGCCAATGGGATGATGACAGTCCTTACATATATGCTTCTGGTTTTGGGGTTTCCTTTCAGAAAGACAAAAACCTTTCCATCACATATACACCCAGTGTACCAAATTACACCGCACCTGTTGGTGTCTATGAATCTGCACGGTCAATGGGGCCAAATGCACAGGTCAACCTGAACTCCAACCTTACATGGATTTTACCAGTTGATGCGGGATTCTTTTACCTGCTAAGGTTCCACTTCTGCGAGATCCAGTATCCAATAACTAAGATCAATCAGAGGTCATTCTTCATCTACATCAACAACCAGACAGCACAGCAGCAAATGGATGTCATCGCATGGAGCGGAGGAATCGGCAGAACAGCATACACAGACTACGTTATCATCACACCTGGTTCCGGTCAGATGGACTTGTGGGTTGCCCTTCACCCTGATCTTTCGTCGAGACCAGAGTACTATGATGCAATATTGAATGGTCTCGAGATCTTCAAGATACAGAATTATGGAAATAACAGTCTTAATGGGCTCAACCGTCCCATTCCATCTGTTGAACCTGATGGGAAGCCTGGTGTAAGAAACTCAAAGGTTGCTGCACCAGCAGCCATTGGTGGAGCTGTTGGTGGCTTTGTTGTGCTACTGATTGCCTCTATTGGTGTGTGCATCATCtgcagaagaaagaagaaggtagCCAAGGAATCTGGGAAATCTGATGATGGTCACTGGACTCCTCTCACTGATTACAGCAAGTCACAATCAAACACCTCAGGAAAGACAACCAACACAGGGAGCCGCACATCGACGTTGCCATCTAATCTTTGTCGTCATTTCTCATTTAGTGAAATCCAGGCTGCAAccaataattttgatcaaacctCACTCCTTGGCAAAGGTGGGTTTGGGAATGTGTACCTTGGAGAGATAGATAGTGGCACAAAGGTGGCAATCAAGCGTGGCAACCCAATGTCTGACCAGGGTGTTCATGAGTTCCAGACTGAGATTGAGATGTTGTCAAAGCTCCGTCACCGCCACCTTGTGTCATTGATTGGGTATTGTGAGGATATGAATGAGATGATTTTAGTGTACGACTACATGGCCAATGGAACTCTTAGGGAGCACTTGTACAACAGCAAGAAGGCACCACTCTCATGGAAGAGTCGGCTTGAGATCTGCATCGGTGCAGCTCGGGGTCTGCATTACCTTCATACAGGTGCAAAATATACCATCATACACCGAGACGTCAAGACCACCAATATTTTGTTGGATGACAAGTTGATTGCTAAGGTTTCTGACTTTGGCCTGTCGAAGACTGGTCCAAATGTCGATAACACTCATGTGAGCACAGTTGTGAAGGGAAGCTTTGGATACCTCGACCCTGAGTACTTCCGACGGCAGCAGCTCACTGAGAAATCTGATGTCTACTCGTTTGGGGTTGTGCTGTTTGAGGTCCTCTGCGCGCGCCCTGCCCTGAGCCCCTCACTTCCAAAGGAGCAAGTGAGCCTTGCCGATTGGGCACTGCACTGCCAGAAGAAAGGCATTCTTGGCCAGATCATCGACCCATATCTCCAAGGGAAAATTTCTCTCCAATGCTTCATGAAATTCGCAGAGACCGCAGAGAAGTGTGTGGCTGATCACAGCATTGACAGGCCATCTATGGCCGATGTCCTCTGGAACCTTGAATTTGCACTCCAGCTGCAGGAGAGTGCAGAGGACAACAGCAGCCTCACCAATGGGACATCATCAAACACATCACCACTTATCGTGCCCAGGCTTCACTCGGATGAACCACCGACAGACACAACCACTACCACATCAACCACAATGAGCTTGACAGGGCAGAGCCTTGCAAGTATGGAGTCAGACGGGCTGACCCCAAGCAGTGTCTTCTCACAGCTCATGAATCCAGGTGGCCGGTGA